A single window of Oncorhynchus keta strain PuntledgeMale-10-30-2019 chromosome 34, Oket_V2, whole genome shotgun sequence DNA harbors:
- the LOC118364568 gene encoding squalene monooxygenase-like — MWTFLGIASFTYIYKKCDTVLEYAHKEIILAAVVFLAVGMLLSYVRYHGHTFKVPQILQLPLELLLSLPVINTFIPKPSAVRHRSGESGSKKGGGRRKRVCSSGMESPPAAGDSAASQEPDVIIVGAGVLGSAMAAVLARDGRRVTVIERDLKEPDRIVGELLQPGGYRALRELGMEGSVEGLDAHVVNGYVIHDIESSTEVEIPYPQADSSIQCGRAFHHGRFIMGLRRAALAEPNVTLIEGTVSSLEEEDGCVTGVQYRDKETGDTKEVHAAVTVVADGCFSKFRKSLVAGKAQTSSHFVGCIMKNSPQFKPHHAELVLANPSPVLIYQISSSDTRVLVDIRGEMPRNLTEYMAEKIHPQLPEHLKEPFMVALQNDRLRSMPASFLPPSPVNKPGVLLLGDAYNMRHPLTGGGMSVALNDVLIWRSLMKNIPDLYDNIAMLQAKKKFHWERKSSHSFVVNVLAQALYELFSATDNSLHQLRKACFLYFKLGGECVNGPIGLLSVLTPSPMTLIGHFFAVALYAIYYSFKSESWFTKPRALFTSGAILYRACTVMFPLIYSEFKYLVY; from the exons ATGTGGACTTTTCTTGGAATTGCAAGTTTCACCTACATTTATAAGAAATGCGACACAGTTTTGGAGTATGCTCACAAAGAGATAATCCTGGCGGCTGTAGTGTTCTTGGCAGTGGGGATGCTGCTATCCTATGTCAGGTATCACGGACATACATTCAAGGTACCCCAAATTCTACAATTACCGCTGGAACTTTTATTATCCCTACCGGTCATCAATACATTTATACCGAAACCCTCAGCTGTCAGGCACAGGAGTGGAGAGAGCGGTTCAAAGAAG GGAGGTGGCAGGAGGAAAAGAGTGTGTTCCTCAGGCATGGAGAGCCCCCCAGCAGCAGGGGACTCTGCTGCATCTCAGGAGCCGGATGTGATCATAGTAGGAGCGGGAGTCCTGGGGTCGGCCATGGCTGCAGTGCTGGCCCGGGACGGCCGGAGGGTCACTGTGATAGAGAGGGACCTGAAGGAGCCTGACAGGATAGTGGGAGAGCTGCTGCAGCCTGGTGGATACAGGGCCCTGCGAGAACTGGGAATGGAGG GTTCAGTGGAGGGGCTGGATGCCCACGTGGTGAACGGCTATGTGATTCATGACATCGAGAGCAGCACAGAGGTGGAGATCCCATATCCCCAGGCAGACAGCAGTATCCAGTGTGGCAGGGCCTTTCACCACGGACGCTTTATCATGGGCCTGCGCAGAGCCGCCCTCGCTGAGCCAAA TGTTACGCTCATAGAAGGCACCGTGTCCAGCCTGGAGGAAGAGGATGGCTGTGTGACAGGAGTGCAGTACAGGGACAAGGAGACAGGAGACACAAAG GAGGTCCATGCAGCAgtaactgtagtagctgacggCTGTTTCTCAAAGTTCAGGAAGAGCCTGGTAGCTGGGAAGGCCCAGACCTCCTCTCACTTTGTTGGATGTATCATGAAG AACTCTCCCCAGTTCAAGCCCCACCATGCTGAGCTGGTCCTGGCCAAccccagccctgtcctcatcTACCAGATCTCCTCCTCAGACACCAGGGTGCTGGTGGACATCAGGGGAGAGATGCCCAGGAACCTCACCGAGTACATGGCTGAGAAAATACACCCACAACTACCAG AACACCTAAAAGAGCCGTTCATGGTGGCTCTGCAGAACGACCGGCTGAGGTCTATGCCAGCAAGCTTCCTGCCTCCGTCCCCAGTCAACAAGCCAG gtgtgCTCCTGCTGGGTGACGCCTACAACATGAGACACCCTCTGACCGGAGGAGGGATGAGTGTGGCCCTCAACGACGTCCTGATCTGGAGGAGCCTGATGAAGAACATCCCTGACCTGTACGACAACATAGCCATGCTCCAG GCAAAGAAAAAATTCCACTGGGAACGCAAGTCATCACATTCCTTTGTGGTGAATGTGTTGGCTCAAGCCCTGTACGAGTTGTTTTCTGCAACCGACA ATTCTCTCCACCAGCTGAGAAAGGCATGCTTCCTTTACTTCAAGCTGGGTGGGGAGTGTGTCAACGGTCCCATTGGTCTTCTCTCAGT GTTGACGCCCAGTCCGATGACTCTGATTGGACACTTCTTTGCCGTGGCCTTGTACGCCATCTACTACAGCTTCAAGTCTGAGTCGTGGTTCACCAAACCCCGAGCCTTATTCACGAGTGGAGCTATCCTGTACCGCGCCTGTACCGTCATGTTTCCCCTCATCTACTCTGAGTTCAAGTACCTGGTGTACTGA
- the LOC118367631 gene encoding E3 ubiquitin-protein ligase RNF144B-like yields MANNNSPDQGQSQGQGPIANSSSAQPLGQAGAVVASSTQPDVVVYCKLCLSEHPSAATSTLHTCDCVFCTPCLQQYVQLAIREGGGSPVTCPDMACLRTGVLLHSEIACFASADQVELYQRLEFERGVQLDPSRAWCPVLECQAVCSVGPSSEGQPTSVPCPACHTVFCSGCRGPWQDGHACPEHQPMTSSSASESSMLHAGGRSCSDSDLPIKQCPMCGVYIERNQGCAQMLCKSCKHTFCWYCLQNLDGDIFLRHYDKGPCRNKLGHSRASVMWNRTQVVGILVGISVIVLVASPLLLLASPCVLCCLCKPCRGKKKRRKKKELTQTDIQPELSPTKS; encoded by the exons ATGGCCAACAACAACAGCCCAGACCAGGGCCAGAGCCAGGGTCAGGGCCCCATAGCCAACAGCAGTTCAGCGCAGCCTCTGGGCCAGGCCGGGGCTGTAGTGGCCTCCTCCACCCAGCCTGATGTGGTGGTCTACTGCAAGCTGTGCCTTAGTGAGCACCCCTCAGCAGCAACCAGCACGCTGCACACCTGTGACTGTGTCTTCTGCACCCCG TGTCTGCAGCAGTATGTTCAGCTGGCCATCCGGGAGGGTGGGGGCAGCCCAGTCACATGTCCAGACATGGCTTGTCTGAGGACAGGAGTCCTACTCCACTCAGAG ATAGCCTGTTTTGCTTCTGCGGATCAGGTCGAGCTGTACCAGCGGCTGGAGTTTGAACGAG GGGTGCAGCTGGACCCTAGTAGAGCATGGTGCCCGGTGCTGGAGTGCCAGGCTGTCTGCAGCGTCGGGCCCAGCTCAGAGGGCCAGCCTACGTCCGTTCCCTGTCCAGCCTGCCACACCGTCTTCTGCTCTGGCTGTAGAGGGCCCTGGCAGGACGGGCACGCCTGCCCTGAGCACCAGCCTATGACATCATCATCTGCCTCAGAGagcag CATGCTTCATGCTGGGGGCCGGTCATGCAGTGACTCTGATCTGCCCATCAAGCAGTGCCCCATGTGTGGTGTGTACATCGAGAGGAATCAAGGCTGTGCCCAGATGCTGTGTAAGAGCTGCAAACACACCTTCTGTTGGTACTGTCTGCAGAACCTGGAT GGTGATATATTTCTGAGGCACTATGATAAGGGGCCATGCAGGAACAAGCTGGGCCACTCCCGAGCCTCCGTCATGTGGAACAGAACACAG GTGGTGGGCATCCTGGTTGGCATCAGTGTCATCGTGCTGgtggcctctcctctcctcctgctggcTTCACCCTGCGTCCTGTGCTGCCTGTGCAAGCCCTGCCGAGGcaaaaagaagaggaggaagaagaaagagctcacacagacagacatacagccaGAACTCAGTCCCACCAAGTCATAA